Part of the Bdellovibrionales bacterium genome is shown below.
ACGGCCGAGGTTTTGAACACCGATGCTGAAGGCCGATTGATTTTAGCTGATGCACTGGCCTATGCGTCTGAGCAAAAGCCGGCTCTTATTATTGATGCGGCCACTTTGACTGGAGCGATTGTTGTGGCCCTTTCGAATATTTACACCGGTTTTTTTACTCGCGATGCTAAGTTGAGAAAGCAAATTGAAAGTGCGGCTGAAGTTTCAGGAGAGCTCTTGTGGGCGATGCCTCTTCACGACTTTCATGTTGAGGACATTAAGGGTTCGTACTCAGACCTTTCAAACATCTCCTCATATAAAGGAGGGGGGAGTTCCACGGCCGCCGCTTTTCTTGAACAGTTTGTGGAGAGCGGCACTCCATGGGCGCACTTCGATATTGCCGGAACGAGTTGGGCCTGTGGGAATAGATTTCCTTATTGTCCGTCAAAAGGAGCTTCGGGTGCGATGATTCGAACTTTCGTCGAGCTTGCGAGAGGTTACTGAAGGTTTTACCAGTTCATTTTGATTGGTGACGGGGAAGTTTCTTTGATTTGTTGGTGGTCTATAAAGAATTTGTTATTCGCTGACTTATCATAGAGTTTCACTGAGAACAGAGACCATTCCATTGGCCATTGTCCGGATATGTGATCAAAGCGAATACTGACTGGCGATTCCTCAAGGTATTTGAGCTCCAAATCTCCAGGTTCTTCTTCCAGAATTTTACCGGCTGGAATTGGAATTGCAGAAATGCGGTTTATGTCCTTGTCAATTTGGCAATTGCCCTCGACGACCATTATGGGTTTGTCACCAGCAATGGCCATGCCTTCGGCAAAGAACACAAGTTCAATGCGATCGTAGACTTGGCAAGCGAACTGTTTAGCACCGTCGGCTCCTCGGGTGATAAAATGGCCAAGTTCAATACCAAACTTGCCGTCGCCAAGCTTAGTCACCTTGGCTTCAGACAAGACCCGTCTCTGAGAGGCCAACTGGAGAGCGCTTCCCTCTAGGTGCGAAAAATCAAAGGCTTTCTGAATGGCGGCGGGCTGGCGTTTGTCGCCCCAATAGTAATAGGTGATCCCGTTCCAAGACTCGCTCGAAATCCAAACGCCGACAATTGTCGCCATTATGGTAATCACGCTGCCTACTAGAATCTTAGAATCTCTCATCTGCCCTAAATCCCTCATGACTCATAGAGCGTAGTTGCTCCTGACAAATATTTTATCGGGAAGAAAAATAGATTCGATAAGGGTCCTTTAAAAACCATGACCAAAGGCCGTGCGAAAGGAATCAAAAAAACTTGCCCTAAAGAGAACAGCCAGCTTTGTAACCCACAAACTCGACTTTTGACTGCTTAGCTTCGTAGGCGATTGCTAAAAAACCCAATTTTGCGAGCCAGCCATAAACATTTTCCATTGAGGCGCCCTCAATAGCTACCTTGAGGTCAGAAACGCAGAGTTTTTTGAAAACGACTCCGGGGGAGTTGAGACTCTCATTTGGTCCCTTTTTGCTATGAGCACGCAAGAATCCTCCGGCAAGATGACATCCAATCATATAAATAGAAGGTTCGGCGGTTTCAGCTTCTGTGACAATTCGAGTGGGGATCCCTTCCTGAATGATAACTTCTAAGATCTCGCGTCCTCCCTTGGCCGCCTTCATCTTTTTTCGTGCTTTATAATTCCAGTCTCTTACTTCATTTCCGGAGTTAACATGGACGACCCCCAAACCATAAGTTCCTGCATTGTTCTTAATGAAGGCAAAAGGTCGCTGCTTTATTCCCAATTCCTCATATTTAATTGCCAGGCGCTCAAGAAAATTGTCAACAGAGATAGCCAAGCTCTCCAGGTTCTCACTGTCTGCGAGATCGAAATGCGGAAAAAGTTCTGTGTCGACTTGAATGAATTTAGGGGGAAGATCAATCATCTTGGCGAATTCAAAGGCGAGGCCATTGTAGAGGTCAAAAAACTCGCTCTTGCGCCTTCTGTGCCAGCCCATAGTATGAGGTGGATTCATGGGAGTCTCCAGATCCTTGACGAATCCCTCATAGGAATGGGAAAAGTCATTATTGCAAATAATGAGATCCATCTTTTCACCATCAACAACAACTTGACCGTTAACCACTTCGGCGCCAAAAATCTTTAAGTTTCTTCCGGCTGCATTTGTTAAGGAAAGGGTTTCCTTTAAGGCTCTTGGAAAAGCAATTTTTGTCTCGTGTCCCGATTGATTCAAAAAATCAAAAAGAACGGCGACATTATCCCAATAAAAAAGATTTGTTGTATGCTCCTCGGTCAAAAGAGCTATTTTTTCTATATGAGGACCGTAATGAATATCCAAATACCTACGCACGATATCAACTGCTCGCTCCCTGTCTACTGGGCAAATGTTATTGAAACCTGCTGGAAAAATGTTGGCGTCGACAGGGGCAATCATGACACCTGAATCACGAATATCAAAACTCGAATAAAATGGAAAAGAAAGCCCTGTGCTTTTTGTTCGAAACCAGGAGTCAACATTAGCTCGATGCTCTACGATTTTACGATGAATGGTGTCGTGAATCAAGGGGGCTCCTTATTGCCGATGGGAGGGACTTGAGGACGGCAGCTCCGCCAACAACAGCGATTGGCATTATTAGGATTATCAGTCCGGGAACAGCGAGAGTCAGTGTCAAGGCCGCAGTCATGCCAAGCAGTTCTGGAAGAACTGATCGAACAAATCTGGCGCGCTCATAAAATTTCATTTCATAGATTTCGAATGAATGGTCCAGGATGTCAATTGCAAGAATCAAAAGAGCCAAGAATGAGGAGAGGAAAAATAATACAGGGATAAACGATATTAAAAGAATTAAGGCGCCAAGGAGCAAGGAAAAAAGGAGCTTGGCCGCCGCTGTGGGTATACTTCGGAAGAATGTTCCTAACCACCCCTTGGTTTGTGAGGCGTTTTCGCTGAGAAGTTCCAAAGAGATAAGGGCCCTTTCGGCCAAAACAGAATTAAAGGGGCTAGCCACAGCACCTGCAATGAGGAAGAACACATAGGTCCATAGAATAACAAAGCTAATCCAGATAAGAGCAAACGCAAGGTAGTACGCAGCTGTAATAATAGGGCTTGTCGGATCGGTAGAAATCAGAGCCATCGCAGAGGCGACCATCGAAGGCAAATAAACTATTCCCAGAGCAATTCCGAGGACAAATAAAATAAAATTCACGATAAAAGGGACATAGGTCCAGCGCCGTAGCTTTGGCATCGCCAGAAGCAAGAGAATCCCTTTAAATAAAAACGAAAAGCCTTGAGCAAATCTCTTCAAAGAATCCAATTTATTTTTCCTTCACTTTTTTGGGGAGAGGACCTTGAGACTTGGAGGTTTTTTCTAAAATTGATCGAGAGGTCTTGATCCGTCCTTGTCGACGAAGCCCTTCCCGTCGCTTCGCGTCTGGAGTCAAGTCGTTTCCAATCGCCAAGTCGGCCAAGTAAATTTCGACTTTCCTTTCTTGTAGTTCAATTTCTGAGAAAATGCTTTGGACTTCCGTAGCTTCGGCCGGGTCAGGAAATCGCATCGACTTAAGGATCTGGATGTTCTCCAGTATTCCCCTCGCCAACCGAATCTTCCACATTCTGAGATTATTTTCGACCTCTCCTTCATCTGTACCTTTAGAAAAACTTGGAGGGTGATTGAGGGCCTGCCAAATCGCCACGTAGGCTTCCTTGAGGTTTTTAGAAGCACGAGGCGACCAATCACGACTTCCCATCTCCGAGCTTTTGAGCAAATAGCCTTGTAAATACCTAAGAGATCCTATGTAAGCATTGGCGTGCTCAGGGAGTGTTTCGAGATTTGGCTGCACTCTTCCCATGAAGTAGAGAGTTTTGGCGAGGAGTTCTTTGC
Proteins encoded:
- the gshA gene encoding glutamate--cysteine ligase; the encoded protein is MIHDTIHRKIVEHRANVDSWFRTKSTGLSFPFYSSFDIRDSGVMIAPVDANIFPAGFNNICPVDRERAVDIVRRYLDIHYGPHIEKIALLTEEHTTNLFYWDNVAVLFDFLNQSGHETKIAFPRALKETLSLTNAAGRNLKIFGAEVVNGQVVVDGEKMDLIICNNDFSHSYEGFVKDLETPMNPPHTMGWHRRRKSEFFDLYNGLAFEFAKMIDLPPKFIQVDTELFPHFDLADSENLESLAISVDNFLERLAIKYEELGIKQRPFAFIKNNAGTYGLGVVHVNSGNEVRDWNYKARKKMKAAKGGREILEVIIQEGIPTRIVTEAETAEPSIYMIGCHLAGGFLRAHSKKGPNESLNSPGVVFKKLCVSDLKVAIEGASMENVYGWLAKLGFLAIAYEAKQSKVEFVGYKAGCSL
- a CDS encoding EI24 domain-containing protein, whose product is MDSLKRFAQGFSFLFKGILLLLAMPKLRRWTYVPFIVNFILFVLGIALGIVYLPSMVASAMALISTDPTSPIITAAYYLAFALIWISFVILWTYVFFLIAGAVASPFNSVLAERALISLELLSENASQTKGWLGTFFRSIPTAAAKLLFSLLLGALILLISFIPVLFFLSSFLALLILAIDILDHSFEIYEMKFYERARFVRSVLPELLGMTAALTLTLAVPGLIILIMPIAVVGGAAVLKSLPSAIRSPLDSRHHSS